One Primulina eburnea isolate SZY01 chromosome 4, ASM2296580v1, whole genome shotgun sequence genomic window, ttttcattgatgaccaaaataaaatatttgtttcacaaaatacggccaatgagatcgtttcacacaattttttgtcaTTATCAATTGTACTTGTAAATATCGACTAACATTCATGGTCATCAAACACGAGTTTCCTATTTTACCATCATGGTTAAGtaaatgtaataataataacaatggtAAAAAAGATGGATAAGTAGATGGACAAGTGATATTGGTCATATGTTTAGTCGGCTGGTTGGGTATCAATGATTTCGGCATAATTTGAGTATAATAATATTCATTTTtagttttatatatttattttttttatgattttaattatctaTATTgtaaaaattcaattttaatcCACTATCTTTAATTTTTACAATATTAGTTTTTTTCAATATGAAAACAATGTGCGGCTGATATCTACATTCCGATAAATGACTAAATCTgacaaaaaaaatgaaaaatatatgattaaaattcaaattttgacaATAAATTCTTTTCAACACTTCAAatctattttttatatatattaaaatgattttttcatgattttttaaattcttttcaacACTTCAAatctattttttatatatattaaaaatacttaccattgattatataaatttaatatattattaatataagttttatataattttaaattaaaattatttaataattaatataatatggtATCTTTCACTTAAAAATTTCTATATGAAACTATTCAAGCATTGACGAATATAagagtaaaaaaaatataagagtAAAAATATAAGagtaaaaagataaaaaaaatataagagtaaaaatgattttttcatgattttttaaattcttttcaacACTTCAAatctattttttatatatattaaaaatacttaccattgattatataaatttaatatattattaatataagttttttcatgattttttaaattcttttcaacACTTCAAatctattttttatatatattaaaaatacttaccattgattatataaatttaatatattattaatataagttttatataattttaaattaaaattatttaataattaatataatatggtATCTTTcacttaaaaatttatatatgaaACTATTCAAGCATTGACGAATATAagagtaaaaaaaatataagagtAAAAATATAAGagtaaaaagataaaaaaaatataagagtaaaaatgattttttcatgattttttaaattcttttcaacACTTCAAatctattttttatatatattaaaaatacttaccattgattatataaatttaatatattattaatataagttttttcatgattttttaaattcttttcaacACTTCAAatctattttttatatatattaaaaatacttaccattgattatataaatttaatatattattaatataagttttatataattttaaattaaaattatttaataattaatataatatggtATCTTTCACTTAAAAATTTCTATATGAAACTATTCAAGCATTGACGAATATAagagtaaaaaaaatataagagtAAAAATATAAGagtaaaaagataaaaaaaatataagagtaaaaatgattttttcatgattttttaaattcttttcaacACTTCAAatctattttttatatatattaaaaatacttaccattgattatataaatttaatatattattaatataagttttttcatgattttttaaattcttttcaacACTTCAAatctattttttatatatattaaaaatacttaccattgattatataaatttaatatattattaatataagttttatataattttaaattaaaattatttaataattaatataatatggtATCTTTCACTTAAAAATTTCTATATGAAACTATTCAAGCATGTGTGTGACACTGTGTGTAATATTTTTGCTCTGTTTTTATAGGAGATTTGAAGGTAATACGAATTTATTTGGGCCTTAACAATCTAagttttaagaaaaaatttgaTGCATTTCATACTTGTGAGTTTTGATACAAATAAAAGAGTGTTGAGATTAGGAATACTGTTTTCTTAATTCTTTTTTACTTGACTGTGATAAATGGAGACCCAATTGAAGCGAAGGCCCGGACAGCAGTGGTTATTTGTAAGTCTTAGCCAAATGATTTGATACAACCTCCGCATTTAAGGTGTTCGACCATTTGCGCCATAGAAATTGACTGATTGTGCGGATGTTCGATGATTTCTCAGCTGCCTAAATGGCGGAAACCTTCCGTGAAATGTGAAGTGTTTTATGCATCTTCAGGTCACAGGTTTATCCAAATCGTGCACAAAAGCACTGGGGGAAGAAAACCCAAGAAAAAAGTATATCGTAGGGAACATGATCTGGACAGAGTGATGGAGCTCCGTAAGAAACCAGCGCTGATTATACAGCTGAAGTCCATCATCCAATCACGGAAAACCGAGTCTCTATTGCTCAGAGACCTTGAGAAAGAAGTTGGGTTTGTGAAGAAATGGAATTACATGGCTGTCATTGAAAAATATCCTTCCATTTTTCGTGTTACCGGAGGGCATAGTGAGAGATCACCACCGGCTGTTTCTTTGAGTGAGAAGGCGAAAAAGATTGCGGCTTTAGAAGGTTCGGTGATGGTGCAAATGGAGCCCATTCTGGTTAGGAATTTAAGGAAGTTGCTGATGCTTTCAGTTGATTGCAGGCTTCCGTTGGAAAAAATCGAGATGATCAGAAGTGAGTTGGGGTTGCCAAGTGACTTCAAGAATTCACTTATTCTAAAGtacccaattttttttaaactaagtGATTTCAACGGGGTATCATATCTGCAATTGGAGAATTGGGATTCTTCGCTAGCAGTGACTTCTCGCGAGGAGAGGCTGGCACGCCAAGAGATATCGACCTCCTGTGGCCATTTACATAGGGCAACTGTGTCAAAAGATGGCAACTTTATCGGTCCTTACGCATTTCACTTGAATTTTCCCGCTGGTTTTAGGCCGAACATGAGTTATTTAGAGGAAGTCCGAAGGTGGCAGAAACTGGACTTCCCTTCTCCATACTTGAATGCCAGGAGGTTTGAAGCTGCAGATGCAAAAGCTCGGAAGAGAGCCGTGGCAGTGCTTCACGAGTTCCTAAGTTTGACTATCGAGAAGAGATTGGATACAGGTCAGCTTGATGCATTCCATGCAGAGTATCGTTTGCCGGCTAGATTATTGCTTTGTTTGATTAAGCATCatggcatattttatatcacTAATAAAGGTGGGCCGAGTACCGTATTCCTGAAGGAGGCGTACGATGGATCGAACCTAATTGATAAATGTCCTATTATAGGATTCAGGGACAAATTTGTGGCCTTGATCGGCAGGAAAGATGAGAGTTTAGATGCGGGGGCTTCAACATTCTCTGCTGTCAATTAACTTTGCTGCACTCTTTTAAAAACATTCCTTTAATCCCAGCTAGTTCACTTTCCTCATATAGTTACAAGATTTTGGCTGCTGGAAAAGTATTTGGATGACAAGTCATGTTTTCATGATTAATGTTTTGATCAGCAAACATATAGCATGTAGGGGTGGGCGTCGGGTTCGGGTTTATCGGTTCGGGTAGTCATTATCGTTTTAGGAAGTCTGAATCCTTGTGGGTCGATGTTTGGGTTATTAGAATCCAAGAATTGGGAAAAATCTGCATATGTTTCTTCTTGGCTATGCGCATAAACATTATATGTTTTTGTTGCCTACATCATGCTATCTTTCGGGGGCCAATTCCAACTAGTTTGGGAGTAAATATTACAAACCACTAGTTTAAGTAGTTATTGAAAAACTTGATTTTCTCAATATATTATCCATTTGTTCATTTTTGTTCAGATATTCGATAAATTCTTACACAGAGGTGCTCCCATTGATGGTCACATGTTCTGAATATTCATAAATTTGCCTCATAAAAAGAACAAACTGTAAAAACTTGACATTGGATGTTCAATTTTggaagtttaattttttttattagaaaCAATATCGAGAGATTATAAAGAAATTTAAAATAGAGAAAACAACGaatacagatattgcatctcaATCCATGACTGGTGAAGAAACGATACAAGTTTTTGGAAAGTTTTATTTAACTTCTTTTTGCTTCAAAAAACTCTTAATTTCAAATGGAGCAACTGTTCATGCCTGCTTTTTAGTTAATCAAGAAAATAGCCTcactttttaatggatgactcaaataaaagatatgtcccataaaatacgatccgtgagatcgtctcacacaaatttttgtcttccCCGCCCTATAGAGTCAATTTCTTGATTATATTTACAAATATAGATGAATCAATTTATTTTGGAAATGTTActaccaataaattaattttttttttaaataactaaCCAATTTTAATTTTGCTTAAATTATTCTACAGATTTCGTAGCAAAAAAGTAGATGTTATCATTTCAATTCCCAAAATaccttaattaattttatatgaaaatctctatattttaataaatatttttttaaaaaaaaaaacaagacatATACGTACATGTGTGTGAGTTAATATGaagtatttaaattattattatcagcATTCAGCAATAGGCTATATGAGATGGTAAGACCAAAGTTTTCATCTTTTCAATTATGGCCCACACAATTTTatcataattaaatatattattgaatattttaaaaatcttcaATATATCACATGTGAACTTTATATCACAATTTAAGTTATTAAATCATAAGATTAAAACTTTAAATCCGCACAAAATGAacaatatcaaatatatatCATCCTAAAATCCAGCAATTAATAGATCCATCCCATAATTATGAAATTATATACCACAAAAAAAAGGTGTTTGTCCAAATTTAAACatggttaaaaaaaaaaaagatccgTGATTCTTGGTTCAGTCACTCTCACTTTTAAAATCCCATTGTGTATTTCATCGTTGGAAGATGCTTGTGAAAGTGGGGTGGAGGAAACAAACAAGAACTTTTGACAAGGATAGCAAATTGGAGTAAAATAcaagtaaataaattcttttattcTAAATAAATTCTTGCATTAAAAATTCTAATTTCTTTTTTGGAGCCTGTAATAATAATGACATTGGCTTCGCAGAAACATGGCAAGATTTAAAAACACATGGCATTTCCTACCCCACTTGCTTATTGCATTTTAGAGCAACTTTTCTTTTACCAATTATTCGAACTTGTGGCCAAGTAATCTATATGTTATCTGTCGGAGATCATGTGTTTCAATTCCTATCGACTACTTTTTTGATTTGGCACCAATCAAAAAGTTATCCGCTGAAATGATTCATGTTTGTTTAGTTGAACAGATCAGAGTGTGGGGTAGAGATCAGGACAAAAGAACATGTAGAATAATAAATAAGCACTTAAGTTAACATTTTAACTATTTCTTGTTATGAAAATTACTATTTCAATATATATCCATAGTATAAAATGTTGTGAATTAGGATTTTGGTTAATGCATGTTAAATAGATTCGAATAAAGTGtgtaattgttatgatcatCGTCACCACCGTATATGTATTTTGATAAAACGACTAATAGCCATTATGGGTTGAGTTTGGCTTGCACCCACGACGAAAAAGTGAATCTCGGCGCTGGATTTCTTGTTTGTTGGTGTTATGCTCACACTTCACCATCAATTGTAACCCTTGAAAATGAAAAATCATAGCAAAAAgctcctttttttaaaaaaaataccctctccccctctctctctctctctctctccttAAATTGTGCTTGTTAATTTTCAGATAAGCAATCCAAATTGGGGTGCTTTCTATTCAAAATTGCAAGAACATCTTTAGGCCTACTCCACTATGAAACGAACCCATTAATGTAAAGCTAAGTCATCTTGGAAATTCTTGCATAAAGTTAACTCATTCCTCGAGGGGATATGATTTCCAAGTTGAATGGTTATGCTTACTTTCTTCTTAAAGCATGAAGGTGGATTCTTGTCTTGACCTAACATTTTGCCTTTACAAAAGATTAAAATGAATCAATTAATAAAAGCAAGAGTATTCCCAAAAAATCTTTCTACACCCTTTTCCTTTTAAGTTGATGGGATGACACCAAAAACTCTTAAATATTTGGACACAAATCATTGGGTGGCATCATAATTATCATCATGTGCAATATTTTATGTGTATTCTATCAGATGACTGTGTTAATTTTTTTGGTCTTAAATCACTAAACTATATACAGATCATTGATAAATTGACTCCTACGTTCGCTTAGAGCAAGATTCTTTAGATTTGACTAGACAAGATGCCAATGACAAAGGcaaaaaaatcaagatttcACATTggaaaattgaagtaaacaaaAAATTTCAATATGTTTAGATAGCATTGATTTAGTCAATATTATCGCCTTTCTCATTGAATTATTGAGACTCTTGTTTGATCAAAACAATAACCTTAAGTTGTATTTGGAAGTGtggtaaaaatttatgtgagacggtctcacaagaaACTTACTTTTAGAGTGATGAGTTCGAAATTCATGAATTTCAATAATAGTTTTAGTATTAACCATAAAATAACAGATGAAATCTTAAATCCATACATTAATTATTTACACATTAGTTAACACAAAATATAATGGATTTCAAATGCCTCAATTATTGAGTGAACTTCATTAAATTTATCTTGATTAATATGAAATGGTAATTAAACATACAAATGTGAATTTGAAGTTTATAAGCTCGTTTATTTagaacaacaaaaatacatttaaatatatttaaaatatataaatttaaaatcaatCAATTTAAATACAACTTTAAATTTCACACATTGACGAATACTCTTGATTTTTGGATGGGGCCTTACTCAAAAGTTAAAATGTGACTTGAAACAAAAGTAAGACACGAAATCAATTCCAAGAAAATGATGGGACAACTTTTGATTATGTtggatttttttatatttttcattatagCTTCGTATAATTACGTTTGATCCAAGTTTAGATTAGTTCTTTTAAGtccatgttttttttaaaaaaatccatgttgattattgttgtgATTTTATTTCTGGAATCTAAATTTGGGTGAATGAAATTAAAAACACGAGAATTTATATTTGTCCCGGGAGTGTAAATATAAGTTAATTATGATAGATAATTTCAAATCCAATCCTCGAATCGAATCGTGTCTTTATAATTTCTTCAATTTCTATCATTTTATTGCTACTACTTTGAAGTTGTTACCCGAATCTTGATAAACACATACCCATGAACACCAGCTCGGGATGAAAAATGAAAAACGAAAAATTCACTTCTTGCTTGGCCTATAATTTATTTACAAGCTAGCTATATTTTATCCCCCAAAATATAAACATCACCTCTTCAAGTTGATCTATGTTATACCAAGAATTTTACTTCCGTTCTATTTATACAAGATGTTAATATAAACATCGCACTTCAAATATACCGACGAGCCCACTGTTTTGATTTTGAATTCAGATATCCGTATAAACATCTTGTACAAAAATAAACGAAAAATATTATTCTCTATACAACATAGAATTCACATCTCCTGAAAGAAAGAATTCACATCCAAAATGCTTGTTTACCTTGACtcgtatattatatttttttaaatacccCACGAAGTCTCTTTTAGCTAAATATTGGCACGTAGCGTTGAAAATGCAACAAGGACAAATTGTCATTGCATTCCTTCTACCAAAAGTTTACACACAAGGACATATATATAGATGAtgtttgtgagacatatattttatttgagtcatttaaGAATGAATATGAAAattcagtatatatatatatatatatatatatatatatatatatatatatatatatatatatatatatatatatataaagatctAATGGACATTTCAAAGCGATCAAGTAGATAGGAGATAACGAAAAACGATAGGTTTCGATCGTGACCTAATTTTGAATCCAAGACCTAAATACCATAAACAAAGATTGATGTCTTAATGGTCTGACTTTATAACACAAATTAGTTTTTACGAATATATCCTATCTGttagataaataatttttttcatataaTTTAATCATAACTATAATATCTAATCACTTTGAAAATTCACATATTATCTCTGaaaattacatatttaatataatttcattataattattcaaataataattagaaattacaacaaaattttataaatggAGTCGATTCATGTAcgtaataattattatttaacgcAGATATCGTGTGTGGGCGTGATTCGATAGTTTAAAATGAATAATGGTGCACCAAAAGGGAAGGAACTTTACCGATCAAAATTGAATAATTATCCTGTCATGTCGACATTTGTGCCAATATATTGGGCATAATAATAGGTGATTGAATGTTTTAAGTCCAAGAAAGCATAATGCATGTGGGCCGGATGAGTGCTGTGACGGCGATTATGACAATGAAACTGTCTATATACGGACATAATTCAaagaatatttattatttacttttgatttaaaaaataaGGAAATTTAGACATTTTGATGTTTGCATATGCTCATAAATAAAATTGGTAAATTATGTATGAAAAAGTTGCTGCCATGATGGCAAttcattaattataaaatttgacaTATATTCAAGTTTTTTTGGTGtcattaattataaaatttgacaTATATTCAAGTTTTTTTGGTGTAAATAAATTTAGCTTGGGAGTTGGATTCCCTTTAGCATATTATCAACAAACCCAAACTTCCAAACTAAAATTTGGGACTtccatgtttatttatttaaaatcatGCTAACATCAATTATAATGTGGAGCAAGAGTCATCCTAGAATTTAATACTTCCCGATTTGGCGCAGCATTTAATTTGGTATCGATTATTATAAGACAAACTTATGTGATACGgtttcacatgtcgtattttgtgaaacatatatcttatttggaacatcatgaaaaaatattactttttattgtgaatatcgataaagtTGACTGTCTCACATATACCGTcttacaaaagacctactcataaAAACGATGTCAAAATATTGATAATCGATAACCCATGGCGTAAATCAAATAATGGAGGTCAATTAATTGGggtttaatatattttaggaCATATTAACGTGGACACTAGCGGTTTTGGGGGATTTACAGAGGGGGCAAATATGGAGGGACGACCCGCACACAGTACAAAGGCAAAGATGCCTGCATGGCAAAAGCAGAACGCACGATTCCTCTTCCCCACAACTCCTGCAAATCATGTACCTGCCACCCGTTGAGGTCCTCTTCCTTAATGTACGCTGCTCGATTTCTTCGCAGGTTTCTCCGCAGCACGACTGCGCGTCGTCGATCGACGCTGCTTCATCGTCGCGGCGGCGTTGAGCGATGACTTGTTCTAGATTGCTGCGTAACGCGTTTGCGGTGGCTTCGTTGCTCTGAGCCAAATCTCGCCATATCTGATTTTCAATGCTCAGAACTTTCACTCTCTCCTCCAGCACGCAGTTCAACTTTCCGATCCTCTGGATTTCTTCATCTTTCGCTTTCATTTTCTTCATTATGTTGTCTTCAACCGCGGCCGTGATATGCCGGGAATATGAGTATCTCTTCCGCCTCTCTTCGATTTCCATCCTCGCGTTCTCCGTCTGtgatttgtataattttaaaatacatacaAATCgagtaaaaaaattgaaaaactaATCAGATGACACGCGTAACGTACATGTTGTGAGACGAAGCGATCGACTTCCAATTGTTGCTGTTGGATCTGAAACGTTAAATCTTCTCCGAGAAAAGTGAAAGAACCGCAACCGTTATCTCCAATCTGGTTCAGACCACTGCACAGCGATGGATGCAGAGGAGTTACATTCGCATCTCTTGAACGCTTTCTCGAGACAGGAACGGCGTAGGTGAGACCACTGTCACATTTCATCGCCGCCGTCTTATCGTTGATCGGCAAACCATACACAGGAAACACAGCGCCCGCCGTAGTCGTGGTTCCAGGAGCAATCAATCCATACAACATATCACACGCATACACGTTTCCACTTCCTTCAACGCCATTCATCATCGTTTCTCTAGAAATGAACTATCCAAAAATACATCAACTCGATTCCTACACCGATTTGCGCTATACCAACAAATATAGAGAgagaaagagagagagagagctaCCTTTTTCTGGAGATCTGCGGAGCTTCAACGGCCATTAATGATACATTAGGATTCTTTTACATGTATTTCTGGTATCTCACCTTTTTTATAGTGTGACTTATAAGCGGGGAACTTAAATATATAGCTACGCAAACGCTTAAATGCCTTTAACTCATTTGGTCCATAAGGTTGATAAATATATAATGCGAAAATGCGAGGATGCAATAAAggatatataatttgaatattatatagacaaaattataatttttcattttacGATTTTAATCGTCTATATTATCGAattcaatcttaatcatatatCTTTTAATATTTCTATTGTCGAAAGGCTGAGGTGGTCCTACGTGCACAATAAGAAAAAAATgactaatatttaaaaaaacaaacaaacaatcaAAGAAAGCTGATTATGATTGAGATATTTTGTAAATAGAAAAATATACAAGACCTGATAATTGAGGTGTCAACTTTGAAGTTGTTGTAGCTTAAAAATTGAGATATGGTACATACTAAATTTGAAACAAGGATGGAGTGGGCGGGGATGAAGATTTGATCTTTCTGGTagtccccgaacccgaaaaaacgGAGATCGAGAAGGGTATGAAGGTAGGGATAGAATTTGGGGGACGAAAATGAGGATGACATACACGCCCGTCCCTTTGCTATTTCTATGTGGTACATAAATATACTAATCTTTTTTAATAATGACTCAATAATATATTGCAATTTTAGTCTtgtaaattgaaatattttgaattttagtcATTATCTTGTCaaactttgattttcaaaatttggGACAAAATTTTACTACCTATAGAGGACGAGTATATTACATATATATAAGTTGGAATTCTGAATAAATCATAGTTATCTATTTGCCATGAATTCATGTAAATTGTTCAAACAAAAAATATGATCTATTTCACTCGTTGATTTACACATAGTTAGCTTACATCTatgtctattttttttaatttaaaatataaaagtaaAATATAAAAGAATATTAATACATTATGGAGCAACCCCAACGTGTTAAGAAACAGATGATCATGAATATTTAACGTcagtaatttaattaaaagacGCCAACCATTATTTCATATAGATATAGGTCAAAACGTATTAAAATTGGAGACGTTAAACCTTCAATTTCCAGGCAATCAGTCtactaaaattaaatataatttattttgaatataatgGCATAATACAATATCTGCTGTCTAGCTAGTTTATATATTCATTGATTGAAAGGAGAATAATGGAgtgatttaattaataataaccCACTTATACCCTTGTGTaagtattatttaatttaatttattttaatttgggGAGATATTCTTCTATTTTCATGATATGTATAAATCTAATTAAAGTTTATTCAAACTTGAAAAAAATTTACCTTTtggataatttaaaataaataatcaattgtgatatttaattaaccttttttttttttttacagtgaAACGAGTCTGCCTACTAATGTCATTTAAGTAGAAAAAAAATAGTTGTGGGAGAGGCGACTCATCTAAGTAGaagaacaatatatatatatatatatgttatcaTAACTTTGAACCGTAGCCGCTATCCTTCGAGTAAAGCATTAACACAATAGTGCTAGCTTTCAAACCAATTTAGTCAAGTAAACCGTACTGAACAAGTTCGGTATGTCGAACACTTAGGCACAACGCTCATATACTTCACTAACTCGTACACTCAATGAGAGCCGGTGGATGTTGTTTCTAATTTCGTTTATAGAGATATgagaaaaaatgtttttttttttttgtgtgatgTGATAACCCGTAGTACACCTTGAAAACCCTAGGCTTAACGTATAATAGGAGCCGGTATTTGTAATGCACTTGCTTGCACATAGCCAAAGGCCTTGTTTCAAAATATATAGCACCATATATAAAGAAAGACAAGTAGATTAATGATGACTTCTGTTAGTATACATCACTATTCACTAGATGCTGATAATGCACGCACATAATTAACTAGCCTTTCAAAATCCTCCCTTCATAGAATATCAGCTCGATGCATATACTCTGTAATGTTTCATGACCATTATATACATGCATGACGACTTCGATAAGGCGACCGGAGATGTAACGTACATGTACAAAACAAAGCAGAGGCCATAAAACCACAATTCTACAAATAAAATGGATTTATATAACCACCGATGCCGCCGGCTTGAGCAAAAGGGTCGACCAGGGATCGGATATCCTCCCAATCTTCATACCTTAACAGCTCATCCATACCAACACAGGAGACAGTGCTTGCAAATGATGAAGCAGAAGCAATACCTGGAGGGGTCAAATGGTctacaaattgttgttttgcaGCGTTCTCAACATGAGGGAAATCGGGTTTCTGCTGCTCGTTTTGCCCGAGATTGGGTGCACCGAAGCTAATGTAATTTATGGGCCAGTTTTGGTTCGAGGACTCCACACTGCAAGTTTTGGAATTGGATTCATCAACTGGATTGATATAACTTATACTCGTTTTTGCAGCCATTTCTCTCAAGGCTGTGGCACATGGTTTTCTGTTTGAAGCATTTCGCTTTACTATTCGGCAAAGGGTCCAAACTTCCTGTCGACCAAATCCAATATACTTATGTTAGTATCACAAATAATGATCGATGAAATTAAAATTATCGGTTTTGATCAAAAAGTAAGACCTTTAATACTTAATAACCGACAAAATATGTACAAGACCATAGTTGCGCTTAATTTCTTACCGCTTCTTGTGCAATTCTTTCAGTATTCAAATTGTGTTTGGTGGTTTTGTTATGGCTTGAAGATAGCGGAAGACGGAACTCGTGCATCATCCAATCGGTTTTAGTGCCTTTTCCAGCACTTCCACGGTAAAATACGAGGGATTTCTTCAGCCCAATGAAGTCACCTCCCGAGGAGTGTACAGGTTTATCAATACCCGTCGCTTTCCAGAACCCCGAACCCGTCACTCTATTGGGTCGGATGCTGTTCCTGTATTTTCTTCCTCTTTTGCAGAAGTAGTACCACTCATTGTCCTCACCAGTGTTGAATTCTGAATTCCGAgaacaaatattaaaaaaaataaaataaaaaattaatgaaaaaagaaCCTCAGACATTTTCATGCATCGTTGTTTCACTCATCAGTATCAAAACTTGTTGTACTCATAATTTTAAGACAACGAGCTCCATGTTTCAACTGTGGCTCAAATTCGAGAACTCGTTTGATATATtctatatagacacacacacatacacacacttgCCGAGCTTCATAGTTCAGATTAAATCAAACGTTACTGGAGCTTTATTTCAAATCCTGCCCGGTGACTTGATTTGTTTGCTTTCTAAACCTAGCTAAGTCAAGAATATCAACGATCTTATCATGCTAGTTATACACATAAtatatgaaataaaatcaataagCTTAATTCAAAACATGCATCACACATACTTGGAAGATCCCATGGATCATACAT contains:
- the LOC140829884 gene encoding protein WHAT'S THIS FACTOR 1 homolog, chloroplastic — translated: MISQLPKWRKPSVKCEVFYASSGHRFIQIVHKSTGGRKPKKKVYRREHDLDRVMELRKKPALIIQLKSIIQSRKTESLLLRDLEKEVGFVKKWNYMAVIEKYPSIFRVTGGHSERSPPAVSLSEKAKKIAALEGSVMVQMEPILVRNLRKLLMLSVDCRLPLEKIEMIRSELGLPSDFKNSLILKYPIFFKLSDFNGVSYLQLENWDSSLAVTSREERLARQEISTSCGHLHRATVSKDGNFIGPYAFHLNFPAGFRPNMSYLEEVRRWQKLDFPSPYLNARRFEAADAKARKRAVAVLHEFLSLTIEKRLDTGQLDAFHAEYRLPARLLLCLIKHHGIFYITNKGGPSTVFLKEAYDGSNLIDKCPIIGFRDKFVALIGRKDESLDAGASTFSAVN
- the LOC140829885 gene encoding probable BOI-related E3 ubiquitin-protein ligase 3 isoform X2; the protein is MMNGVEGSGNVYACDMLYGLIAPGTTTTAGAVFPVYGLPINDKTAAMKCDSGLTYAVPVSRKRSRDANVTPLHPSLCSGLNQIGDNGCGSFTFLGEDLTFQIQQQQLEVDRFVSQHTENARMEIEERRKRYSYSRHITAAVEDNIMKKMKAKDEEIQRIGKLNCVLEERVKVLSIENQIWRDLAQSNEATANALRSNLEQVIAQRRRDDEAASIDDAQSCCGETCEEIEQRTLRKRTSTGGRYMICRSCGEEESCVLLLPCRHLCLCTVCGSSLHICPLCKSPKTASVHVNMS
- the LOC140829885 gene encoding probable BOI-related E3 ubiquitin-protein ligase 3 isoform X1, with the protein product MAVEAPQISRKRETMMNGVEGSGNVYACDMLYGLIAPGTTTTAGAVFPVYGLPINDKTAAMKCDSGLTYAVPVSRKRSRDANVTPLHPSLCSGLNQIGDNGCGSFTFLGEDLTFQIQQQQLEVDRFVSQHTENARMEIEERRKRYSYSRHITAAVEDNIMKKMKAKDEEIQRIGKLNCVLEERVKVLSIENQIWRDLAQSNEATANALRSNLEQVIAQRRRDDEAASIDDAQSCCGETCEEIEQRTLRKRTSTGGRYMICRSCGEEESCVLLLPCRHLCLCTVCGSSLHICPLCKSPKTASVHVNMS
- the LOC140828979 gene encoding transcription factor JUNGBRUNNEN 1-like is translated as MEEDDRVPLPGFRFYPTDEELVGFYLRRKVEKKRISMDLIKQADIYMYDPWDLPKFNTGEDNEWYYFCKRGRKYRNSIRPNRVTGSGFWKATGIDKPVHSSGGDFIGLKKSLVFYRGSAGKGTKTDWMMHEFRLPLSSSHNKTTKHNLNTERIAQEAEVWTLCRIVKRNASNRKPCATALREMAAKTSISYINPVDESNSKTCSVESSNQNWPINYISFGAPNLGQNEQQKPDFPHVENAAKQQFVDHLTPPGIASASSFASTVSCVGMDELLRYEDWEDIRSLVDPFAQAGGIGGYINPFYL